One Amorphoplanes digitatis genomic window carries:
- a CDS encoding MFS transporter: MSLRGGPAHRAYSVVVFVILASLDNVAIGLVPPLYRDIGKELGVGEGRIALATTVMFLISAVAAIGWAYAGDRTNRKPVLIAGTVIWVLGTAWSGLAGSYSSFLLSQVLAAIGLGGVASVSFSVVSDLISPRRRGLVMSFWGLSQGIGTLAGTLIGGLLGSTDWRRPFLVVAVAGLIATLAYLLTYDVPRGDSQPELRGVHYEERIHRDDLPRILARRTNVWLILQGFSAQVAFGSLVWLPVLFRARAEDQGYSAPTAVIVGSVFATMFQLGGALSILGGLVGDRLQRRTPRGRALVAAVGVLAAVPFYVVLFFVPFHIDVPDGGSTGAVVGAILRNVYTEPTVGLSLATAIFALALTSANSPNWFALIADVNPPEHRGTVYSLGNLVNGFGRAGGNVLIAVAFRGLSGAFPPPLNYAVGLAAFQFFFVPTGVMYWLASRTVARDMADTHAALATYRAEQEAEARIRPAPTP, encoded by the coding sequence GTGAGCTTGCGGGGAGGACCGGCACATCGCGCGTACAGCGTTGTCGTCTTCGTCATCCTCGCGTCCCTGGACAACGTCGCGATCGGCCTCGTCCCGCCGCTGTACCGCGACATCGGCAAGGAGCTCGGCGTCGGCGAGGGGCGGATCGCGCTTGCCACCACGGTGATGTTCCTGATCAGCGCGGTGGCGGCGATCGGCTGGGCGTACGCGGGCGACCGCACCAACCGCAAGCCGGTGCTGATCGCCGGCACGGTGATCTGGGTCCTGGGCACCGCCTGGTCAGGCCTGGCCGGCAGCTACTCGTCGTTCCTGCTGTCGCAGGTGCTCGCGGCGATCGGCCTGGGCGGCGTGGCCAGCGTCAGCTTCTCCGTGGTCAGCGACCTGATCTCGCCGCGCCGCCGTGGCCTGGTGATGAGCTTCTGGGGGCTGTCGCAGGGCATCGGCACGCTCGCCGGGACGTTGATCGGCGGCCTGCTCGGCTCGACCGACTGGCGGCGGCCGTTCCTGGTCGTCGCCGTTGCGGGCCTGATCGCCACCCTGGCCTACCTGCTGACCTACGACGTCCCGCGCGGCGACAGCCAGCCGGAGCTGCGGGGCGTGCACTACGAGGAGCGGATCCACCGCGACGACCTGCCGCGGATCCTGGCCCGGCGCACCAACGTCTGGCTGATCCTCCAGGGCTTCTCCGCGCAGGTGGCCTTCGGCTCGCTGGTCTGGCTGCCGGTGCTGTTCCGGGCCCGCGCCGAGGACCAGGGCTACTCGGCGCCGACCGCGGTGATCGTGGGCAGCGTCTTCGCCACGATGTTCCAGCTCGGCGGCGCGCTGTCGATCCTCGGCGGCCTCGTCGGCGACCGGCTGCAACGCCGCACGCCCCGGGGCCGGGCCCTGGTCGCGGCCGTCGGCGTCCTGGCCGCGGTGCCGTTCTACGTGGTGCTGTTCTTCGTGCCGTTCCACATCGACGTGCCGGACGGTGGCAGTACGGGTGCCGTGGTGGGCGCGATCCTGCGCAACGTCTACACCGAGCCGACCGTCGGGCTCAGCCTGGCCACCGCCATCTTCGCCCTCGCGCTGACCTCGGCGAACTCGCCGAACTGGTTCGCGCTCATCGCGGACGTGAACCCGCCGGAGCATCGCGGCACCGTCTACAGCCTCGGCAACCTGGTAAACGGCTTCGGCCGGGCCGGCGGCAACGTGCTGATCGCGGTGGCGTTCCGGGGCCTGTCCGGCGCCTTCCCGCCACCGCTGAACTACGCAGTCGGCCTGGCCGCGTTCCAGTTCTTCTTCGTGCCGACCGGCGTCATGTACTGGCTGGCCAGCCGGACGGTGGCCCGGGACATGGCGGACACCCACGCCGCCCTGGCCACCTACCGGGCGGAGCAGGAGGCGGAGGCGAGGATCAGACCCGCGCCCACACCGTGA